A region of the Candidatus Methylomirabilota bacterium genome:
CCCGAGGAGCGTGTAGGGCTCGCTGACGAACAACGGCTTGGTTCCCCAGATGAGCTTCATCAGATCGTCCAGGATCAGGAAGATCGAAAACGTGAGCAGGAGCTGGATCGCCTCCGCCCGGCCGTACACTCGCTGCAGGAAGACGCGCTCGATGAGGGGGCCCGCGATCAGGCCGACGATCACGGGTGCGAGCAGGAGCATCAGATAGGTGAGGTATGGATTCGCGCCCGTGCCCAGGAGCCACAAGGCCAGGGAGGTGGCCGTGAACGCCCCGAAGGCATAGAGGCCGCCGTGGGCCACGTTCAGGATGCGGAGCACTCCGAAGACAAGGGTCAGGCCGACAGAGATCAGGAAAAGGACGGCGGCAAAGACGGTCCCGTCCATGACGATCGTGGTGAAGAGGCGCATGGTGACGGCCCGCGGTCGAACGGGATGAGGGAAGGGGCGAACTCACCCCTTCCCTCGCGCCCCGTGTCCCGCAGGAGGGCTATTTCGTGAGCGTGCCGATCCAGTCGGGACTCTTGACGCCGACCGGCGGCATGATCTCCTCAGCCCGGAACGTGACCAAGCGGTCCATCGTGGCGAAGCCGTACTTCGGATTGAACTTGGTCATCCCCACGATTCCCCCGTGCACCGCCTGGTGATCGGCCCGCATGGTGATGGGACCATACGGCGTCTGCCAGGTCAGCCCTTCCAGCGCCTTGATGACATCTTCGGTCTTCGGCCACCGGCCGCCGCCCTGGTCAATAGCCTTCTCGTAGGCGGCTTTGAGCCCCGCCATTGCCTGATAGGTGCGGTGATAGGCGTACTCGGGATAACGTCCGTAGCGCGCTTTGATGCCCTCCACGAAGTCCTTCTGGAGAGGGTTCTTCTCGGGGTCCGGATACAGGAAATAGCCTGCCGTCGCTCTGGGAGCCACGATCACGCCGTCGGGCATCTCCTTCTTGAGGTCCTGGAGCGACTGCTCGGCCACGCTCAAGGCCACGAGGCTATCCTTGAACAACCCCCGTGGCCCTCCCTGTTTCACGAACGTGAGCAGCCCGGCCGCCCAGAAGGTGCTGTGTACCACGTCGGGCTTGGCCACCAGGAGCTTCGAGATCTCCGCCGAATACTCCCCGGCCTGGATCTTCGTCCAGAGCTCAGCCACGACCTTGACGTCCGGCTTGAGCTTGAGCATCGCTCCCTTGAAGTCATCCCAGGAATCCCGGCCCCAGGCATAGTCCTCGTTGGCGCCCGCGATCGTCTTCACGTCTGGCTTCACGGAGAGGACATACCGGGCCAGCATGACGCTGTCCGCCGCCTGATGATTCGATGTTCTGAAGACGTACTTCAACGGTCGCTCCTCGGTCAACCGGCGCGTCCCGCAGATATGGACGACCGTGAGGACTTTGAGCTCCTCGGCCACCGGGGCCACGGCGAGGCAGGTGGCGCTCGAGGTCACGCCCACCACCGAGTCCACCTTCTCGTCGAGGGCGAGACGCCGAAACTCGGTGACCTGCTTGTCAGGCCCACCCGCCTCGTCCACGATCACGAGCTTCACCTTCACGCCCCGGATTCCGCCCTCCTTGTTCCACTTGTCAACCATCCACTCCGCGGTGTTCTTTCCGGACGCGCCGAACAGCACCGCCGGGCCGGACAAGAAATCGACGAATCCCACCTTGAGCTCGGCGGGTGCCCCGGCGGGAGGGGCCGCGCCAGCCAGAGCAAAAGCCGTCAAGGTCGCGACCGCCAAAGCGAACAAGCCAACTCCCCAGCGGACCCTCGACTTGAATATCCTCTGCATGTCACCCTCCCTTTTCAGAAGTGACGGGACTTTTCCCGTAGGCTCTGGATGGCACCATCGACGCGCCGAGCGCGCGCACCGGCGAAAGCTGACCTTATCTACACGAAAAGTCACGGCAACGCAAGGCTTTATACCCCAGGCGCCGAGGGCGGCGCAAGGGCTCAGCCAGTGAGTCCGGCGGCCCGAAGGGCGAGGCGAATCCGGTGCCGCTCGTCCTCCGACACCGGCGTCAGGGGCGGCCGCACATGCGCGGCGGGAATGCGTCCGAGAAGCGCGAGCGCCTCCTTCATCCGGTTATGCATGTCAACGAAGGGCGGCGCATAGAAGATCCCGACCAGCGGGGCCAGGTGCTCGTTGATGCGGTGGGCCTCGGCAAGATTGCCCGCTTGCACCGCGGCGAAGAGCTCGGCCTGGAGATCCGCGACCACGCTCCCCATGCCCGAGATGCAGCCATCGGCGCCCAGGCAGAAGCTGGCCATGAGCGACACGGTGAAGGAGGACAGCATGGCCACCGGGCGCCCCGAGGCGCGCAGCGCGCGCAGATTCTTCTCGTAGGACACGATGTCGTTGGACCAGTCCTTGACCCCGGCCACCGTGGGGATCTTGCAGAGCTCGCCCAGGGTCTCGGCCGAGTAGCCCATGCCCGAGGCCAGCGGGTACTCGAAGACGATCAGGGGCAGGTCCACGCCGTCCGCCAGCATGGAGAAATGCCGGAGGACCATCTCCGGCTTCACCTGCGCGCCCCACATGAAGATGGTCGGCGGGAACACGAGGAGCCCCGAGGCGCCCGCGGCCCTGGCATCGCGCGCGAGCTCGATGGCCTCCTGGGTGCCGTCGCAGTAGACACCCGCGATCACGGGCACCTTGCCGCCGACTTCTTCGAGGGCCAGGGCCAGGGCACGCTTGCGCTCCTCGCGCGAGAGCGAGGACACCTCGGCGGCATGCCCATTGGCCACGATCCCCGTCACGCCCTTCGTATCGGCGAGCCAGCGCAGGTGCTTCTTGTAGGCCGCCACGTCGATCTGGAGATCGGCGGTGAAGGGGAGCAGGTTCGCCGGGAGGCAACCCGAGAAGCGGAATCCGTTGTTCATAGCCAGAAACGTATCACAGGTCGGCCTTTGAGGGCGACCAGCGGCCGATCTCCTCGGCGAGCTGCTTGGTGCTGACCACGCGGGCGTAGGCGCGGCGGATGATGTCGAGCGTGGCACGCTGGATCTCGGGCCAGAGGGTGGCCGTGGCGTCCTCGACCACGGTCATGCGGTACTCGCGGTTCATGCCGCCGATCACGGTGGCGAGGACGCAAATGTCGGTCAGGGTGCCCGTGATCACGAGATGGGTGATGCTGCGGGCGCGGAGGGCCGAGTCGAGCACGGTGCCGTTGAAGCCGTCGTAGTAGTGCTTGGTCACCACGAGCTCGCCTGGCTCTGGCGCGAGCTCGGGGACGACGTGGACATTGGCCTCGCCCAAGAGGCAGGACGAAGACGGCATGCCGAAGCCTCGGGGAGTGCCTGGGGCCGCGCGCCGGTGCTCGGGGTGAAGAAGGCCGACGAGAATGGGCACCTGCTCGGAATAGGTGAACTCGG
Encoded here:
- a CDS encoding ABC transporter substrate-binding protein, which produces MGFVDFLSGPAVLFGASGKNTAEWMVDKWNKEGGIRGVKVKLVIVDEAGGPDKQVTEFRRLALDEKVDSVVGVTSSATCLAVAPVAEELKVLTVVHICGTRRLTEERPLKYVFRTSNHQAADSVMLARYVLSVKPDVKTIAGANEDYAWGRDSWDDFKGAMLKLKPDVKVVAELWTKIQAGEYSAEISKLLVAKPDVVHSTFWAAGLLTFVKQGGPRGLFKDSLVALSVAEQSLQDLKKEMPDGVIVAPRATAGYFLYPDPEKNPLQKDFVEGIKARYGRYPEYAYHRTYQAMAGLKAAYEKAIDQGGGRWPKTEDVIKALEGLTWQTPYGPITMRADHQAVHGGIVGMTKFNPKYGFATMDRLVTFRAEEIMPPVGVKSPDWIGTLTK
- a CDS encoding branched-chain amino acid ABC transporter permease, whose protein sequence is MRLFTTIVMDGTVFAAVLFLISVGLTLVFGVLRILNVAHGGLYAFGAFTATSLALWLLGTGANPYLTYLMLLLAPVIVGLIAGPLIERVFLQRVYGRAEAIQLLLTFSIFLILDDLMKLIWGTKPLFVSEPYTLLG
- a CDS encoding dihydrodipicolinate synthase family protein produces the protein MNNGFRFSGCLPANLLPFTADLQIDVAAYKKHLRWLADTKGVTGIVANGHAAEVSSLSREERKRALALALEEVGGKVPVIAGVYCDGTQEAIELARDARAAGASGLLVFPPTIFMWGAQVKPEMVLRHFSMLADGVDLPLIVFEYPLASGMGYSAETLGELCKIPTVAGVKDWSNDIVSYEKNLRALRASGRPVAMLSSFTVSLMASFCLGADGCISGMGSVVADLQAELFAAVQAGNLAEAHRINEHLAPLVGIFYAPPFVDMHNRMKEALALLGRIPAAHVRPPLTPVSEDERHRIRLALRAAGLTG
- a CDS encoding isochorismatase family cysteine hydrolase — translated: MDRSELFEATLKLEPGRSALVVVDMQRAFLDPGEAMEVPAAREIVPQIRALLGLFRSKHLPVVYTEFTYSEQVPILVGLLHPEHRRAAPGTPRGFGMPSSSCLLGEANVHVVPELAPEPGELVVTKHYYDGFNGTVLDSALRARSITHLVITGTLTDICVLATVIGGMNREYRMTVVEDATATLWPEIQRATLDIIRRAYARVVSTKQLAEEIGRWSPSKADL